The Oryzias latipes chromosome 9, ASM223467v1 region TCTGGTTTgttaatttcactttttttttttaactcgtgactgtggaaacaaaatgaataattttattAGATTTTAGAAGTTGTTGGACTTTGAGATATTCCCTCAGATTTTTAAGGAGTCCTGAGCTAACACAACTGCCCTTCAAACGTTTCTCTGTTTACCGACACGTTACAAAGCCTACATTGTCTTTTTCTTGGTTTGTACCTCATAACCTATAGATCACAGCCAAAGCCCTGGTATTATATCTAAAAGTTGTTGGATCTAGAAGAAATCAGGAGAACATTTAGTTAATTTCATTGACACAAAAAACTTTACTAAAACTGGAGAAAAGTGACGTTAAAACATGGAAGAGAAGGAATgttatgtcattttatgcatcttgtACAAAAGATCATAATCTATTTATGACTGCATGCAGATATTTTAGATTGGTTTTGTACAACTCAATATAATAGCTGATTTTAATGtgatttgtttttggtttgcACAGTGTTTTTCATGGAGGAATGTTGCTTTTGGGGCTAAATCCTCTTATATGACAAGGAACAAAACATGAAtctgaatgttttctttatatatacatatatatatattaacaaGGCTAATCTGCAGCCCTTTAACAGCTCTTTGGTCCTGCAGGCGGACGCAGACGGACATAAGCCGGTGAACGGCGGCGTCTGGCCTCGTGACTGTCTCATGACTCCACCATGTGCTTCTCCCTGCAGCTCCATAGCGGTCTGTTTACGGCGGGATGCTCTCTGTTTGACTGCAAGGCAGCGACAGAGACCTTCCAGTTGTACATCAACACATTTTGTCGTTTTCAAGTTACTAATAAGTGTAATTATGGTCATAAAACGAAtctacagagaaaaagaaatgaatatttgaagcttttcttttctttcagttttgttCGTCAAACCAAAGAGAGGCGTTCTTTTTCTGATTCTTGAATGTTGTGACACAAACACTTTTATGTTCTGCTGACCTTCTCGACTCCGTGAATGTTCTTTCAATTCGTCTGCGGTGTCAAACGCCTCTGATGAACACGGCGGGACgttttattcataaatattcAGTCAACCTGCAGAATGAGTGGAACAGAAAACGATGCCATCGGAGCTCATGGGGGTTTGTTTCATCCGGCAGGAAAGAAACTGCAGAACTCTGTGCATTAAACGACCACCACCGAAAAACAACGCGCCATGTTTTTATTCCATCTGGATTCAAACCCTTTACCCTTTACTGTGTGCAATCAACAAATGTGTTGAGAAGAAACAGTTCAGAAACGCGTCAAAAATGTGACCTGCAGATTTCTGTTTACAACATGAATAAAATCAAGTTTTCTTCTCTGCTATCAAATTTGATTTGTCCCATGTAGGTATAGCTTCGTCACAGGAGCTTAACttgttttataaatatttttataaatagtaGTGGTATTTATCATAGATGAACGGCTTAATCAACTAAACTGATTAAGTTTCAGTGTCATTACTGAGTCAGAATAGGACTTTGAAACCTTTATTATGACTAAATGAATTGAATACTTTCAAAGACAAAGTTATAATTGCTTTAACCAAAATATGTCATTTCTTAAACTAATGAACATCACAGAACGTGGCTTAACAGTGAACCAACAACATAATCCACCAACTGCAACCAAAGGAACAAATCCAGATCAAGAcgaaataaactgttttattttgtggttaTATTAGAACGAATTTTTACTGTAAATACCATTCATTCACATCGTTAagtaatttaaagtaaaatacgAATTAAACAAAGCATTAGGATGTGCTTAAGGTTCATTTTGATAATGTGAAGTTCTGTTAACTTATTGTCGTGTAATTCTTCACACACCTGTTGAtatatttgaattattttatcattttccgGGCTCTTTGTTTATGGATAAAAAATGGGGCTAGACAGAAAATCAAATGTTACAAATGTAATGAAGTCTATGAAGACAGAAGCCCAAAATAAAAGACCCTTCACTGCAAAATCAGTCACTTTCCCTAGatggccactagagggcagtgcGGAGAGAGGTTTCCATGGAATCACAGGGTCACGTGACCTGTCCTGTGCTGTGCTGGCTCCGTTtttgatttgaatattttttgtagCATTCCAGCCTTACTTGATTCAGACGATGCACTCAATTATTTACTCCAGTCATAATCACACCGTAAAAGCTGAAgaacaggaaaataacaaacctacaacaattctttttttgatttaCCTTTTTAGCTAGTAGCGTCGTTAGCTTGTTGTTGGATGACTTGAAACATATTTCGTTCTTTTAAACAAAACGAATAGCAAACAATCCCAAAATGTATACAATACACATAACAATAATCCTACCTGTTCGCCTTCCAGCTAGATGCTAAAACAAATGATAGATTTAAACAATTATCAGTCCGTTTCTCTTGTCGCTGTAGCGTCATTTCCCGTTTTTTCCCGTCTCTGCTAAATTGGCGCATGCGTAGGGATTTCACGGAGAAACCGGAAGTAGGTGGAGCCTTCACAGTAAAGGTCTTAACTCAAATTCACATTATAAGCATGAACACTGTTTTCTTAGAAGGTTCTTTTACATCTTAAACATGAACTCCTGTGAAAATAAAGGCATCTTGAATCAATCAAAGGAAATGTGAAACAATAATGACTAAACTAGTAAACTGGATCATTTACAATTTTGACTCAATTGATTATTCGTGCCTTGATGTTTCACAAGGCTTCATCCTTCCAGCCTTTTTATCTGAACGGGCTCCACAGACGGCTCCGTCGGgacttcttctgtttcctttttccaTCGCCACACTTCCCTGTTTTCTTCCCCACATGACCACACGACCTGAAGACCAGAGTCCAGACTCAGTTCAGCTCTGGGAAAAAGAAACGGTCACAGACAAGACAGTGCAGAGAGGAGATGGAGACGCTGTAGTCCATCTGTTTGGATCTTCCGGAGGACCCGATCTCCAAAGGAAGACCTTCAGAGGgaggctctgctgtgaggaaaaacaCCATGCTGGCTCCTGCGGATCGCTGCTTCAAATTGATGGAAGAAAACTGGAAGCCAGAAGGTCTTGTTTGGTGTGATGGATCTCTGACCTCCATCATCACAGTACGGCTCAGTTAGGAGCAGATGGACCTGCAGGACATCTGCAGGTGAGGAAGACATTCTGCCAAACAGCAGCGACCGTCTGCCACATCTGCACAGGTGATGAGGATGAAGTCCACACGACCTCTGAAGGAGTTCCAGACGAGAACCCGGCAGAGAATTTGGGAGAAATGAGATCGTGCTTCAACAGGAAGTGGAAAAACGTGGAGGGAAGCGAATGAATGAACAGCTGGCCTAATTCCATGAAGCTCCGCCTCCTTAAAATCTGACCGCTCTAAACAgctactttatttttacttaataaaattaaactaacgttcagaaacaaataatttataACGAACCACAAAAATTTAATATTCCTgttgagaaaaataatttaaaaaaagaaacaaaagaattgTTCTTCATAGCAAAATCCATAATCAGCCatgcttttaatgtgaaaggttcaaaaaggaaatgtttaggATCATTAATTCATTAGAAGAAGCCTCCATGAAACGTCTGACCTCACTCCAGACTCTTCATCATGAAGATGCTCCAGTGTTCTTCTCAAACCACCACAATGTCTCCATTTAGGACTCCATATTTTGCCAAATTgacatttatttctaatttagaCTAAAGAATTCTACAAAACGTTACAATTATCCtttaaaaaagtcacaaaaaaggatcaAAGACGTGAATTTACTGGTTATTATGGCCGGAAAAACACCTCGAGGTAGAAAATTCCAGGTAAAAATCTGAAGTTTGATCATTTTGTGTTGAAAGAATCGATAGAAATTCGGCCTCTTTCCAGTTTTTGAAGGTCTTCTCCTCCCATCAGCAGGCGCACCTCCTCCTGACAGGAGCCTCCTCCACCTCACGACTGCAGCTGTGGCTGCCGTTGGGCTCCGAGCCGTACGCCCCCTGCTCCATCCTCTTCATCACCAGATTGAGCAGGGTGGTAACGGCCTGGTCCACACCCGCTCCTGTCAGCGCGCTGGTCTCAAAGTAAGGGATGCTGGGAAATGGAGGAAGCCTAGAATTATCCAGTGCAATGAACGATCCCTTCTAGGAAAAGGTTCAGTgttaaaaaattcagaaaaacgACAGAACAGCAGCAGGAAGGCGCCATCTAGTGGTGAACCAGTGATTAAATTCcttctcatttattcattcattcttcttcttaaccgtttattccctttcggggtcacggggttgccggagcctatcccggccacttgggcgaaggcaagggataccctggactggtcgccagtctgtcgcagggttaAATTCCTTCTCAACAGGAGAATAAACATAAGGCtcctaaaatattatttatttcataaaaatgacatcaaaaaggACGAAATGTCCGATCATAAATGTAATCAACCGTGGCTTCTCacgttttttgatgttttgttcaTCTTGGGAAGcatccaaaacaaaaaccataacaaattatgaaattaaataataataaataataataataataataataataataataataataataataataataaaagtataGAATAATGctattaaaaaactgaaaaataatagCAAAtagtaatatatttttaataattaataataatatcaggaaaacaataaagaaataaatcactacataagaaaaattaaaaactacaaagaacagcagccagagaaaaacaaagatagaAATAACATATAGAAAAGTATATAAATAATCAAGTATATATGTAATACTAACAATAATACATcaaataatgttaaataaaaagaaaaaataatagtaatataataaaaatcatataaaaaatagataataataatagtaataacaaacattttaataaatggtaacaaataaataaaacccataaaaaaatagaaagtaaaTAATTTCAATGTTCACTTGTTATTTCTCACAAATGCAAGTAAATTGAGAATATTCAGACAAGAAGTCATCTGTTATTAAccttaaaccttttattttttgttctcagATGCAAAAAGGATTTGTTTCCTAAAGCTTCTTCAAAAtgattacataataatttacattttcttcttcatttcaaATGAGCAATTCCTTACAGTACACTGGCTAAATAATGTTCCGAATTTGAGGCCGTTTTCAAAATTGAAAGACTGACATCATAATTCGACATTTAAACCCATTAAAGCACTAACTATAAATAGAAAAGCCTCTAGTTTCAACACCTTGAAGCCCTGCAGAATTCAGTGAAGGCAGAAGGAAGAAAGGGCGCCCCCTGGTGGACAAATCTAAGACCTgcataaatgtttgaatttaTGCAGAAATGCATGGCTAAAGCTGTTTCACTGTaagcatttctttaaataaaagtaaatttcGGATAATTTACGgtacatttttttgcaagattctaagattttaatttaaaggctaaagtttgtaaaaaattaGGACACCAGGAAAAGTTGAGCAAAACTTCCTTCAACATCAAACGTAGTGAAATTTATAATCGATGGAGTTCCTCTGCTCACCCGTATCGCTCTGCCAGCTCTCGAGCCTGTCTGGCGTGGACGTTCCTCATGTCCTTGAGGTCTGCCTTAGTGCCCACCAGCACCACATCTGGGCTGTCGCAGTACGCGTTGGCCTGCAGCTGACCTGACAGGTCGCAGAGAAGGTCATGTGACGCATGAGCTCAGAGGCCGACGAGAGCATAAgaagacccaaaaaaaaaaaaaagagagatgacCTACTCATCCAGTTCCTGACGTTCAcaaagctctgctgattggtCAGGTCGAACATCAACAGGAAGCCCATGGCGTCCCTGAAGAACGCCGTTGTGAGGCTGCGGAACCTGCAAGCAGAGTTCAATCAGAGCTGGCAGAAAAGAGGATTAACCTCGCCGGCATTTCTGATCATGTGATTTCAGCCCCGCAGAACTGGCATGAGGCCGTGGTTTCCAGGGCAACGACGACCCGCGGCTCACGCGTCTGCTCCaggaggagcttcaggagcttcatcCGAAATCAACGCTGCGCATGAAACTAAAAGGATCAGAAGTAAAAAGTACAAGTTCAAAACATCCTCAGAAACAGTAGAAAGTCAGCTCTCCGTCATGTTTTCCAGCAGGTAAAGACGGTTCCAGAGGAATATCCTCCTGTTTCAGAGTTTTAGGGCAGAACGTCTGTTGGAGGTCCACGATTTCATGAAGACCTTGTAAAGGAGAAGCTTTATTCTGAAACTCTGGTGTCAACATGACTAAACATTAAGAAAAGCAGAGAACaaggaaagatttttttaaaatccatgtACTATCTGGTCAGAGCTACATTCATaactaaaaacacttttttcaaaacggcggcttttctgttggctttatctccatagcaaccatttcctgttttggtcacctgggggtgATTGACAGGTCGATGTCAgttttagaagaatcagcagaaattcatttttcgatttccttggcaacagaggtttttgttAGCCACGCCCACAATCCTAACATGCTCATAACGTATGTCagattgttttgttcagcttgagccaacgattcatgaattacatttttcacaatattatGGTAAAAACTATGTGAGCAACAAGAACGCCACtcttgcgagctcgccacgctaacgcggttcaaaatctacaaattttaatttccacattttttccccaagtaACTTCGCAAcgatgctcgaggagttaggaGGAGATAGACTGAAATCCTTAGAAGGAGTTCGAGTTAGTGAAAGGAACTAAAGGGTATTCttttagaaaattcaagatggtggcttcttcctgaggtcaaaggtcaatgaaacttcaGCGATGGTTGTAGACTTGACCTGGTGGCGGGACTGTGAAATTTCCTTTGGATGTCCCCGAAAAAACCTAAACTTATGGGGATATTGAGGCCCATAAGAGATTTTAGccctgttcatttttttatggtttgacccactgtgatgtcatcacttttgggggggtggggttaactacgctaaaaatgttttttatttttttatttgtcctgtccaacagctgagcaaacaggtCAGAGCTGAAGGGCTCTTGTGACAGACAGATTGTACTGTTACAACTGGGACTTaaggatcttctgacacacaaggagtatatttgaataaactcctTTGATCATTTAGACTAAAATTTATTTAGAGTGATATTTGTATCTGTTTTGAACTCATTTGCACTGCGTACAAGGCAAAAAGGTTGTTTCTGAGTCTGTGCCGAGGGGGAAATTTTCGCCTAAAGGtgcagagagaaagaaagaagaattgggAAAAGAATCCGCTCCTTCAGTCCAGGccgaataaaaaatacataaaataaacaccaattgactttgaacatttatttctaattttgttgtttaatgGCTCCGTTTTCACAGCTTCCAAAGTAGCTGAGTGTTTTCGGTCCTTCTTTGAGCCCCTCCATGAATAGGAGTACATGAGGGGTTTACCTCTCCTGTCCCGCCGTGTCCCACAGCTGGAGGTGGACCCTGAAGCTCCTCTCACTCGCCCCATCGGCCCCCGTCCCAACGTACACCTGAGCCCGAGCAGAGGACAAATCAGAGCCCAAACGGGGAACAAACAGCCCATTTTATCGTCTGTCACCTCTGCCGAAATAGGAAACACTGACATGAACCTTCTAAATTTAGTCTGGAGAATATTCTGTTAGCGCTCCTCCTACATAGTTTATAGTGTACTTGCTCTACTAATACTCAGGTGTACTACATAAAAAACTACTGATCCCGTCTGCTGCAGGAACGGTCACTCACCACCCTCTTCTCCCTGAAGTCGATGCCCACCGTGGTGGTGAACCTGCGGTGGAACTTGTTGTCGGTGTACCTGTGCAGGAAGGTGGTCTTCCCCGCGCCGGAGTCGCCCAGCGCCAGCAGCTTGATCAGGTAGTCGTAGTCCCAGTCCACCATAGTGCCGCTGAGCAGGACCTGCCAGAAAGGAGTCGAGAAATCTGGATGTGAGGAGCGGCTGCAGACCGCCCCACAGGCGCGGCGGGACCTCCCGAGTGCCGGTCACCAGGGCAGCAGCACATGACCACCACACGAGCAGTCAAGTGCTTCCACATGTCTGCGTGGTCTAAACCTCGCCTGCCGGGCTTTTTATTGACCTTCAACACCGCCGGTTTAAACGATCAGACGACAACCGGAGCAGAAGGGAGACCCGAGGAGATGGGAATCAGATCAAAAAGCATCAAAGTAGCTCAAACAAGACCAGACGTTTCCTGGAACCATCTGCAGAGGAGGGGGTCTGGCCTTCAGGATCCCCACCGAGTCCAGGCTCTTACCTTCAGGAAGAACTCAGGTCCATTCAGATCTGAAACAGTCGATGGCCACCAGAGAACGGCGGTCACACTGCCAAACCCCCCCCAAGCTGGACATGTGATCCAGGGAGGAGCTTCAGGCCCGCTGGACCCAGGAGaggctggaggggggggggggggggacaaacaaCTTTCTCTGGTGTGGAGAAATAATGAGAAGAATGGAAACCCgtcaggaatcaaacctgcagcggcagaagttttattttgaaatggttgGACACGGCGTTTGGTTACAGACTTTTGTTCCAGATccgttctgttttttttttttaaacgttcctCCTGACAGACGGTCACATGGATCGACTCCACCTCCTCTAACTCCGCTTGAAATACTTCAGCAGGTTGTTGTGCTGACTGCTCCC contains the following coding sequences:
- the LOC101172416 gene encoding ras-related protein Rab-27B; its protein translation is MVDWDYDYLIKLLALGDSGAGKTTFLHRYTDNKFHRRFTTTVGIDFREKRVVYVGTGADGASERSFRVHLQLWDTAGQERFRSLTTAFFRDAMGFLLMFDLTNQQSFVNVRNWMSQLQANAYCDSPDVVLVGTKADLKDMRNVHARQARELAERYGIPYFETSALTGAGVDQAVTTLLNLVMKRMEQGAYGSEPNGSHSCSREVEEAPVRRRCAC